Proteins from one Megalops cyprinoides isolate fMegCyp1 chromosome 11, fMegCyp1.pri, whole genome shotgun sequence genomic window:
- the kbtbd7 gene encoding kelch repeat and BTB domain-containing protein 7 produces MASVLSCFSGPEELEDVNHAQSLLKELKFFYDSRLLVDVTIEVDPDFSSHHQDAVPGKSCKFGSGASGKLFPCNRNILAAASPYFKSMFTGGLYESKQQKVRIHDVDADSMSLIIDYCYTGKVQITEGNVQRLYAAANMLQLEYVRQACSNFMTRRLDVSNCAAILKFADTFDNQVLKSEAQGFIARNFLQLCKKGRELCELDLSQIKEILSLDTLDVDCESKVCSAAVQWIEANKPEKAEEATEVLRCVRWHLFTEKDKVYLDALKSKPLIKGHLQEFLEALGGGRASSAAPASAEVPAYRIGRSAKEMILFFGRPNEPFMCYDPFTEDVRSMASPLINLSNVGFKRSIMETFSVCISSENDLYLASHLSKHFWVYSPLLNTWQELAERLVGRVHSDIGYLNGHLYILGGRDPVTDTRLKEVECYSIQRNQWTLVAPLPHSLGKMQIATVNDRLYVVNKRRMLCYEPHKNRWLHSASLKHGKLHKACVFQDQIFCLCDIPVVKVYSPARGEWRRIGDIPVDSNALNYQVVRHSNKLLLLTVSLAHRNKNRVIVHEYDPTRDCWKNVATMLGSSFGYISLSARMYPSRLGSGQNFFAEEDDDSGSSADWDFDGLTDADSDSGSSSSFSDENW; encoded by the coding sequence ATGGCTTCAGTCCTAAGCTGTTTCAGCGGTCCTGAAGAGTTAGAGGATGTAAATCACGCGCAGAGTTTACTGAAAGAACTGAAGTTCTTTTACGACTCCAGACTGCTTGTGGACGTGACAATCGAAGTAGATCCGGACTTTTCGTCTCACCACCAGGATGCAGTGCCGGGTAAAAGCTGCAAGTTTGGTTCGGGCGCAAGTGGAAAACTCTTTCCGTGCAACCGCAACATCCTGGCCGCGGCCAGTCCCTACTTCAAAAGCATGTTCACTGGAGGACTATACGAAAGCAAGCAACAGAAAGTGAGGATACACGACGTGGACGCAGATTCCATGTCACTGATCATTGACTACTGCTACACTGGCAAGGTGCAAATCACGGAGGGCAACGTGCAAAGGCTTTACGCTGCAGCTAACATGCTGCAGCTGGAATACGTCAGGCAAGCGTGCTCTAACTTCATGACCAGAAGACTGGACGTCTCAAACTGTGCGGCAATATTGAAGTTTGCAGACACATTTGACAATCAAGTTTTAAAAAGTGAGGCTCAGGGGTTTATCGCCAGGAACTTTTTGCAGTTGTGCAAGAAAGGGAGGGAGCTATGCGAATTAGACTTGTCCCAAATCAAAGAAATCCTGTCATTGGACACCTTGGATGTTGACTGTGAGAGTAAAGTGTGCTCCGCAGCGGTCCAGTGGATCGAGGCCAACAAGCCTGAGAAGGCGGAGGAGGCCACAGAGGTACTGAGGTGTGTGCGCTGGCACCTcttcacagagaaagacaaagttTACCTTGATGCGCTGAAGTCAAAGCCATTAATCAAGGGCCACCTGCAGGAGTTTCTGGAGGCGCTTGGCGGTGGCAGAGCTAGCAGCGCAGCGCCTGCTAGCGCAGAGGTGCCAGCGTACAGAATTGGCAGGAGTGCCAAAGAGATGATCCTTTTCTTCGGAAGACCCAATGAGCCTTTCATGTGCTACGACCCGTTCACAGAAGATGTCCGATCCATGGCGTCCCCGTTGATCAACCTGAGTAACGTGGGTTTTAAAAGGTCCATTATGGAGAccttttctgtgtgcatatCGTCGGAAAATGACCTTTATTTGGCCTCGCACCTTTCAAAGCATTTCTGGGTGTACAGTCCCTTGCTGAACACTTGGCAAGAGCTGGCAGAGAGGTTAGTGGGAAGAGTACACTCAGACATTGGCTACCTCAACGGGCACCTCTACATTCTGGGAGGGCGTGACCCTGTCACAGACACCAGATTGAAGGAGGTGGAGTGTTACAGTATTCAGAGGAACCAGTGGACGCTCGTGGCTCCCCTGCCACACTCTCTGGGCAAGATGCAGATCGCGACCGTGAATGACCGCCTCTACGTGGTCAACAAGCGGAGAATGCTTTGTTACGAGCCACACAAGAACCGCTGGCTCCACAGTGCCTCCCTGAAGCACGGCAAGCTCCACAAGGCATGCGTCTTCCAGGACCAAATCTTCTGCCTCTGCGATATCCCGGTGGTGAAAGTGTACAGCCCGGCGCGGGGGGAGTGGAGGAGGATCGGGGACATTCCCGTCGACAGCAACGCGCTCAACTACCAAGTGGTGCGGCACAGCAACAAGCTGCTGCTTCTGACCGTGTCCTTAGCTCACCGGAACAAAAACAGGGTCATTGTCCACGAGTACGACCCCACCCGGGATTGCTGGAAGAATGTGGCGACCATGCTGGGGTCCTCCTTCGGTTACATCAGCCTCTCCGCCCGTATGTACCCCTCGCGGCTGGGCTCAGGACAGAACTTCTTTGCGGAGGAGGATGACGACAGCGGGTCCAGCGCTGACTGGGACTTTGACGGGTTGACTGATGCGGACTCAGATTCTGGGAGCTCCAGCTCGTTCTCAGATGAAAACTGGTAG
- the wu:fc50b12 gene encoding uncharacterized protein wu:fc50b12, producing the protein MPNRAQEDAVINLKTVQDLSKQLGFEWPVVAYELGFTRAELRQFHTAAPEKKVQARNMLECWYERSWDKLNKTKLLRDALERAGRKDLADHLRCLHWGHQKLSNRVELPSAFPFIITVHKTIDNREGLRRINELNRRYT; encoded by the exons AGCTCAAGAG GATGCTGTTATTAATCTGAAAACTGTCCAGGATCTGTCCAAGCAGCTGGGTTTTGAGTGGCCAGTTGTTGCCTATGAGCTGGGCTTCACCCGGGCTGAACTCAGGCAATTCCACACTGCAGCACCAGAGAAGAAGGTCCAGGCCAGGAACATGCTGGAATGCTG GTATGAGAGGTCATGGGACAAGCTGAATAAGACCAAGTTGCTTCGGGATGCTCTGGAACGTGCCGGGAGAAAAGACCTGGCTGACCACCTACGCTGTCTGCACTGGGGTCACCAGAAGCTGAGCAACAGGGTGGAGCTGCCCTCTGCCTTTCCCTTTATCATCACTGTGCACAAGACCATTGACAACCGAGAAGGCCTGCGCAGAATCAATGAACTCAACCGCAGATACACTTAA